A section of the Mesobacillus jeotgali genome encodes:
- a CDS encoding ribonuclease HII has protein sequence MENLTIGEIDRRLFSEEDVDSRFIEQLKKDNRKGVQRLVMKWEKQEEQRKQVHQQFIDMTSFEREYRSKGFHLIAGIDEAGRGPLAGPVVAGAVILPENFYLLGINDSKKLTEAKREEYFKIIIEEALSVGVGIIEAAEIDEINILQASKKAMLNAVAQLETKPDFLLIDAVSLDTPYPYEALIKGDARSISIAAASIIAKVTRDGLMKELGNRFPQYGFHANMGYGTAGHLNALREHGVTDHHRKTFAPVRECIQQN, from the coding sequence ATGGAAAATTTGACTATCGGCGAAATCGATCGCCGGTTATTCAGTGAAGAGGATGTTGACAGCCGATTCATTGAGCAATTAAAAAAAGATAACCGCAAGGGTGTCCAAAGACTCGTTATGAAGTGGGAGAAGCAAGAAGAGCAAAGAAAGCAAGTCCATCAGCAGTTCATCGACATGACTTCCTTCGAGAGGGAATATCGATCTAAGGGTTTCCATTTAATTGCTGGTATTGATGAAGCTGGCAGAGGTCCGCTTGCCGGACCGGTGGTTGCAGGAGCAGTCATCCTGCCGGAGAACTTTTATCTTCTGGGAATCAATGATTCTAAAAAACTGACAGAAGCCAAAAGGGAAGAATATTTTAAAATCATTATTGAGGAAGCCTTGTCTGTCGGGGTCGGCATCATCGAGGCTGCAGAAATTGATGAGATTAATATTCTTCAGGCCAGCAAAAAAGCAATGCTTAATGCTGTTGCACAGTTAGAGACCAAACCTGATTTTTTATTGATTGATGCTGTCAGCCTGGATACACCTTATCCATATGAAGCATTAATCAAAGGTGATGCCAGGAGCATCTCCATTGCAGCAGCATCCATCATTGCCAAAGTAACAAGGGACGGGCTGATGAAGGAGCTAGGTAACCGGTTCCCTCAATATGGGTTCCATGCAAATATGGGATATGGAACCGCTGGGCATTTAAATGCTTTAAGAGAGCACGGCGTCACAGACCACCACAGGAAGACATTCGCTCCAGTAAGAGAGTGTATCCAGCAGAACTAG
- a CDS encoding EscU/YscU/HrcU family type III secretion system export apparatus switch protein, with protein MKTPKHTRKTAVALGYNAGSMDAPKVMAKGKGLVAEQIIEKAKNHDIPIQEDPSLVEVLSQLELNERIPEELYQAVAEVFSFIYHLDQQTGKRN; from the coding sequence ATGAAGACTCCTAAGCACACGAGGAAAACAGCTGTAGCACTTGGATATAATGCAGGAAGTATGGACGCTCCAAAAGTGATGGCGAAGGGAAAGGGTCTCGTAGCAGAGCAAATCATTGAGAAAGCAAAGAATCATGACATTCCCATTCAGGAAGACCCATCACTTGTCGAAGTTTTGTCGCAGCTGGAATTAAATGAGAGAATACCAGAAGAGTTATACCAGGCAGTAGCAGAGGTTTTTTCCTTTATCTATCATCTCGACCAGCAAACAGGCAAGCGAAATTAA
- the sucC gene encoding ADP-forming succinate--CoA ligase subunit beta: MNVHEYQGKEILRKYGVKVPNGKVAFTVDEAVEAAKELGSSVVVVKAQIHAGGRGKAGGVKVAKNLDEVRTYASEILGKTLVTHQTGPEGKEVKRLLIEEGCDIKKEYYVGLVLDRATSHVVLMASEEGGTEIEEVAEATPEKIFKEEIDPVLGLMPYQARRIAFNINIPKELVNQAVKFMMGLYNAYIEKDCSIAEINPLVVTGDGQVMALDAKLNFDSNALYRQKDILEYRDLEEEDPKEIEASKYDLSYISLDGNIGCMVNGAGLAMATMDIVKHYGGDPANFLDVGGGATAEKVTEAFKIILSDPNVKGIFVNIFGGIMKCDVIATGVVEAAKQVGLEVPLVVRLEGTNVDLGKQILNESGLNIIAAESMADGAEKIVSLVK, encoded by the coding sequence ATGAATGTCCATGAGTATCAAGGAAAAGAAATCCTCAGAAAATATGGGGTAAAAGTACCGAATGGAAAGGTTGCTTTTACAGTTGACGAAGCTGTTGAAGCAGCAAAAGAGCTTGGGTCTTCAGTAGTTGTCGTAAAGGCTCAAATCCATGCTGGCGGAAGGGGTAAAGCCGGCGGTGTCAAGGTAGCGAAAAACCTTGATGAAGTACGTACATATGCTTCTGAAATTCTTGGCAAGACACTGGTTACTCACCAGACTGGTCCAGAAGGCAAGGAAGTAAAACGCCTGTTAATCGAAGAAGGATGTGACATCAAGAAGGAGTACTACGTAGGTCTTGTACTTGACCGCGCTACTTCACATGTTGTCCTGATGGCTTCAGAAGAAGGCGGAACCGAAATCGAAGAAGTTGCAGAAGCGACTCCGGAGAAAATCTTCAAAGAAGAAATCGATCCTGTATTAGGTCTTATGCCTTACCAGGCTCGCCGCATCGCATTCAACATCAATATCCCAAAAGAGCTTGTCAACCAGGCTGTTAAATTCATGATGGGATTATATAATGCGTATATCGAAAAGGATTGCTCGATCGCTGAAATCAATCCGCTTGTCGTTACTGGCGACGGTCAGGTTATGGCACTTGACGCTAAATTGAATTTTGATTCGAATGCTCTATATCGCCAAAAGGATATACTTGAATACCGTGACCTTGAGGAAGAAGATCCAAAGGAAATCGAAGCATCTAAGTACGACCTTAGCTATATTTCTTTGGATGGAAATATCGGCTGCATGGTCAACGGTGCAGGACTTGCGATGGCAACGATGGACATCGTTAAGCATTATGGCGGGGACCCGGCCAACTTCCTTGATGTTGGGGGCGGTGCGACTGCTGAGAAAGTAACGGAAGCATTTAAAATCATCCTTTCGGATCCTAATGTTAAAGGGATTTTTGTTAACATCTTCGGCGGCATCATGAAGTGCGACGTTATCGCTACAGGAGTAGTTGAAGCAGCAAAGCAAGTTGGGCTGGAAGTTCCGCTTGTAGTTCGCCTTGAAGGTACTAACGTGGATCTTGGAAAGCAGATTCTAAACGAATCTGGCTTAAATATCATTGCGGCTGAATCTATGGCAGACGGCGCTGAAAAAATCGTTTCATTAGTTAAGTAG
- the sucD gene encoding succinate--CoA ligase subunit alpha, whose translation MSVFINKDTKVIVQGITGSTALFHTKQMLEYGTKIVGGTSPGKGGSEVEGVPVFNTVKEAVDATGANASVIYVPAPFAADAIIEAVDAELDLAICITEHIPVLDMVKVKRYMEGKKTRLVGPNCPGVITPEECKIGIMPGYIHKKGHVGVVSRSGTLTYEAVHQLTQAGIGQSTAVGIGGDPVNGTNFIDVLKAFNEDPETYAVIMIGEIGGTAEEEAAEWVKANMTKPVVGFIGGRTAPPGKRMGHAGAIISGGKGTADEKIRVMNECGIQVAETPSVMGETLIGVLKEQGLYDKCKTH comes from the coding sequence GTGAGCGTATTCATTAATAAAGACACTAAAGTCATTGTTCAAGGTATTACGGGTTCAACAGCCCTTTTCCATACAAAACAAATGCTTGAATATGGTACAAAAATTGTTGGAGGAACATCTCCAGGCAAAGGCGGCTCTGAAGTAGAAGGCGTTCCTGTTTTCAATACAGTAAAAGAAGCGGTCGATGCTACAGGCGCAAACGCATCTGTTATCTATGTACCCGCTCCATTCGCTGCGGATGCGATTATCGAAGCTGTTGATGCAGAGCTTGATTTAGCAATCTGTATCACTGAGCATATTCCGGTATTGGATATGGTTAAGGTTAAGCGCTATATGGAAGGGAAGAAAACACGCCTTGTTGGTCCTAACTGCCCGGGTGTCATTACTCCTGAAGAGTGCAAGATCGGTATCATGCCTGGATATATCCATAAAAAAGGCCATGTTGGCGTTGTATCACGTTCAGGAACGCTGACATATGAAGCAGTACACCAGTTGACTCAAGCAGGGATCGGCCAGTCTACAGCTGTTGGTATCGGCGGAGACCCAGTTAACGGAACAAACTTTATCGATGTCCTTAAGGCATTCAATGAAGATCCAGAAACATATGCTGTCATCATGATCGGTGAAATCGGCGGTACAGCTGAAGAAGAAGCAGCTGAATGGGTGAAGGCTAACATGACTAAGCCTGTTGTCGGTTTTATCGGCGGCAGAACTGCCCCTCCAGGGAAGCGCATGGGTCATGCCGGTGCGATTATTTCTGGCGGAAAAGGTACAGCAGACGAAAAGATTCGCGTAATGAACGAATGCGGCATCCAGGTTGCTGAAACTCCATCTGTTATGGGTGAAACCTTGATTGGCGTATTGAAAGAGCAAGGTCTGTACGACAAGTGTAAAACTCACTAA
- the dprA gene encoding DNA-processing protein DprA, with product MDDFNKKLIQLVHSRHANWKAIYSILKRDSASNNNEETGYASYLPQTQKLLRDHQRISLAQLLYHYSSQNIHLITIFDDNYPARLKTIYQPPWILFAKGDVSLLQMNKSLAVVGSRNATEYGIKTIDYLFPSLIERDIMIVSGLAKGIDAHAHKGAIKLGGKTIGVIAGGFDHLYPRENIKLAEFMMENQLVISEYPPATRPAKWHFPMRNRIISGLSMGTLVIEARKKSGSLITADFALNEGRDVFAVPGSILTPDSDGVHYLIQQGAKLIRTSEDILEELGK from the coding sequence ATGGATGATTTTAATAAGAAGCTAATCCAGCTTGTCCACAGCAGGCATGCAAACTGGAAAGCGATATACTCAATCCTGAAACGCGATTCTGCCAGCAATAATAATGAAGAAACCGGATATGCCTCCTATCTGCCTCAAACCCAAAAACTCCTCAGAGACCATCAGCGAATTTCCCTAGCACAACTTCTCTATCATTATTCCTCACAGAATATTCACTTGATTACTATTTTTGACGATAATTATCCCGCTAGACTTAAGACCATCTATCAGCCTCCCTGGATTCTTTTCGCAAAGGGAGACGTCTCTTTGCTTCAGATGAATAAGAGCCTTGCTGTCGTTGGCTCGAGGAATGCGACAGAATATGGGATCAAGACAATTGACTACTTATTTCCTTCATTAATAGAGAGGGACATAATGATTGTCAGTGGTCTCGCAAAAGGGATTGATGCTCATGCCCATAAGGGAGCCATAAAGCTTGGAGGGAAGACGATCGGGGTCATTGCAGGGGGATTTGATCATTTGTACCCGAGGGAAAATATTAAGCTGGCAGAATTTATGATGGAAAATCAGCTGGTTATATCTGAATATCCTCCAGCCACTCGGCCGGCAAAATGGCATTTTCCAATGCGAAACAGGATTATCAGCGGCCTTTCAATGGGTACACTGGTTATTGAAGCAAGGAAGAAGAGCGGATCACTGATTACTGCAGATTTCGCATTGAATGAAGGCCGGGATGTGTTTGCGGTTCCTGGTAGTATCCTGACCCCTGACTCTGATGGCGTCCACTATTTGATTCAGCAGGGTGCAAAATTGATCAGAACTTCTGAAGATATCCTGGAGGAACTCGGGAAGTAA